The Neisseria yangbaofengii genome contains a region encoding:
- the ileS gene encoding isoleucine--tRNA ligase has protein sequence MTDYSKTVNLLESPFPMRGNLAKREPAWLKSWYEQKRYQKLRDKTKGRPKFVLHDGPPYANGDIHIGHAVNKILKDIIIRSKTQAGFDAPYVPGWDCHGLPIEVMVEKLHGKDMPKARFRELCREYAAEQIARQKKDFIRLGVLGDWDNPYLTMDFQTEADTVRTLGEIYKAGYLYRGAKPVQFCLDCGSSLAEAEVEYKDKISPAIDVAYPFKDNAALAKAFGVESIDGEAFAVIWTTTPWTLPASQAISAGAEVVYQLIDTGKGHLVLAKDLAEEALKRYGLSDGMTVVAETAGAHLENLHLNHPFIERDILMLNGGHVTTDAGTGLVHTAPAHGLEDYAVCNQYGIELYNPINGEGRYISEVPRVAGLTVWEANPVIIEWLQENKRLLCNTKLEHSYAHCWRHKTPLIYRATGQWFIGMDKPGADGKTLRGNAMKAVDDTEFFPSWGRARLQTMIEGRPDWVVSRQRYWGTPMTFFVHKESGELHPNSAQLLEQVAQRIEEKGIEAWFSLDKSELLNAEDCEQYDKLTDTMDVWFDSGSTHYSVLKQREELTWPADLYLEGSDQHRGWFQSSMLTGCAAMGRAPYKQLLTHGFVVDQNGRKMSKSIGNVVAPQEVYNEFGADILRLWAASTDYSGELAISKEILKRVTESYRRIRNTLSFLFANLSDFNPFEHAVPQDQMVELDRYALILARRLQERVAGDYYPRYAFHFAVKDIVSFCSEDLGAFYLDILKDRLYTTQAGSHARRSAQTALYHITRSLVLLIAPVLCFTGEEAWDIIGGGEEDSVLFHTWHEFPPINEKAEAEIVKKWAAVREVREAVTAAIEPLRTDKTVGSSLQAEVDIHAPEALAGYLKALGDELRFALLVSKANVYKADELSVTAQASNGEKCERCWHYTDDIGSVAGHATVCKRCADNIDGKGEERHYA, from the coding sequence ATGACCGATTACAGCAAAACCGTCAACCTGCTTGAAAGCCCGTTCCCAATGCGCGGCAATCTGGCCAAGCGCGAACCTGCATGGCTGAAAAGCTGGTACGAACAAAAACGCTACCAAAAATTGCGCGACAAAACCAAAGGCCGTCCGAAATTCGTTTTGCACGACGGCCCGCCGTATGCCAACGGCGACATCCACATCGGTCATGCCGTCAACAAAATTTTGAAAGACATCATCATCCGCAGCAAAACCCAAGCCGGTTTCGATGCGCCTTATGTACCGGGTTGGGACTGCCACGGTCTGCCGATTGAAGTGATGGTGGAAAAGCTGCACGGCAAAGATATGCCCAAAGCGCGTTTCCGCGAACTCTGCCGTGAATACGCCGCCGAACAAATCGCCCGCCAGAAAAAAGACTTCATCCGCTTGGGCGTGTTGGGTGATTGGGACAATCCGTATCTGACCATGGATTTCCAAACCGAAGCCGACACCGTGCGCACTTTGGGCGAAATCTACAAAGCCGGCTATCTGTACCGCGGTGCCAAACCGGTGCAATTCTGCTTGGATTGCGGCTCATCATTGGCCGAAGCCGAAGTGGAATATAAAGACAAAATTTCCCCCGCCATCGACGTGGCTTATCCGTTTAAAGACAACGCCGCGTTGGCCAAAGCCTTCGGCGTGGAAAGCATTGATGGCGAAGCATTCGCCGTGATTTGGACCACCACACCGTGGACGCTGCCTGCCAGCCAAGCAATTTCCGCCGGTGCAGAAGTGGTATACCAACTGATTGACACCGGCAAAGGCCATTTGGTCTTGGCCAAAGATTTGGCGGAAGAGGCGCTGAAACGCTACGGCCTTTCAGACGGCATGACCGTAGTGGCCGAAACCGCCGGCGCGCATTTGGAAAACCTGCATTTGAACCATCCGTTTATCGAGCGCGATATCCTGATGCTCAACGGCGGCCATGTAACCACCGATGCCGGTACCGGCTTGGTGCACACCGCCCCTGCCCACGGCTTGGAAGACTACGCCGTCTGCAACCAATACGGTATCGAGCTGTACAACCCGATTAACGGCGAAGGCCGTTACATCAGCGAAGTACCGCGCGTGGCCGGTCTGACCGTATGGGAAGCTAATCCTGTAATCATTGAATGGCTGCAAGAAAACAAGCGCTTATTGTGCAACACCAAGCTGGAACACAGCTACGCCCACTGCTGGCGCCACAAAACCCCGCTGATTTACCGCGCCACCGGCCAATGGTTTATCGGCATGGACAAACCGGGCGCCGACGGCAAAACCTTGCGCGGCAATGCGATGAAAGCAGTGGACGACACCGAATTTTTCCCGTCTTGGGGCCGTGCGCGCTTGCAGACGATGATTGAAGGCCGTCCCGACTGGGTCGTATCGCGCCAACGTTACTGGGGCACACCGATGACTTTCTTTGTGCACAAAGAAAGCGGCGAATTGCACCCGAATTCCGCCCAATTATTGGAACAAGTGGCGCAACGCATTGAAGAAAAAGGTATTGAAGCATGGTTCTCGCTGGATAAAAGCGAATTGTTGAACGCGGAAGATTGCGAGCAATACGACAAACTTACCGACACCATGGACGTATGGTTCGATTCAGGCTCAACCCATTATTCTGTATTGAAACAACGCGAAGAATTGACATGGCCGGCCGATTTGTATCTGGAAGGCAGCGACCAACACCGCGGCTGGTTCCAATCGTCTATGCTCACCGGCTGTGCTGCCATGGGCCGCGCACCTTACAAGCAATTGCTAACCCACGGTTTTGTGGTCGATCAAAACGGCCGAAAAATGTCGAAATCCATCGGCAACGTGGTGGCACCGCAAGAAGTGTACAACGAATTCGGTGCCGACATTCTACGCTTGTGGGCAGCTTCGACCGACTATTCGGGCGAACTGGCGATTTCCAAAGAAATCCTCAAGCGCGTGACCGAAAGTTACCGCCGCATCCGCAACACCTTAAGCTTCCTGTTTGCCAACTTGTCGGATTTCAACCCGTTTGAACACGCCGTGCCGCAAGACCAAATGGTCGAGCTTGACCGCTATGCGCTGATTTTGGCACGCCGACTGCAAGAGCGCGTAGCCGGCGATTACTACCCGCGCTATGCTTTCCACTTTGCCGTGAAAGACATCGTGTCATTCTGTTCGGAAGATTTGGGCGCGTTCTATTTGGATATTTTGAAAGACCGCCTGTACACCACCCAAGCCGGCAGCCACGCCCGCCGCAGCGCGCAAACCGCCCTGTATCACATCACGCGCAGTCTGGTTCTCCTGATTGCACCGGTTTTGTGCTTTACCGGCGAAGAAGCGTGGGACATCATCGGCGGCGGCGAGGAAGACAGCGTGTTGTTCCACACATGGCACGAATTCCCGCCGATTAACGAAAAAGCCGAAGCCGAAATCGTGAAGAAATGGGCAGCCGTACGCGAAGTACGCGAAGCCGTGACCGCCGCGATTGAGCCGCTGCGTACCGACAAAACCGTCGGCTCGTCACTGCAAGCCGAAGTCGATATTCATGCACCGGAAGCCTTGGCAGGCTATCTGAAAGCCTTGGGCGACGAATTGCGCTTTGCCCTGCTGGTTTCCAAAGCCAACGTGTACAAAGCCGACGAATTGAGCGTTACCGCCCAAGCCAGCAACGGCGAAAAATGCGAACGCTGCTGGCACTACACCGACGATATCGGCAGCGTAGCAGGCCATGCTACTGTATGTAAGCGCTGTGCGGACAATATCGACGGCAAAGGCGAAGAGCGTCATTACGCTTAA
- a CDS encoding surface lipoprotein assembly modifier, with the protein MKKIMLGWLLCPAVGLAADAVRPSEPRAEAELKINVAEPQTQEIPAHVKEAAKPSEKVLQVDEEILLGNTELLERAMYSAVVAQNIAGIKAVLPIYEKWPKHDQSMARYARGLLAQGEGKAGEAVNVYREFIADNPNAPMVRLQLAKALFEDKQNEAAADQFDRLQSEDMPEAVKNEIEAYRKALRDRDSWQFNASLNITREQNINQAPRRRRLGEQLGAEQCAVARQIQSDDDCFRGWIFNAPIDATAVNYQIGTEKKWSLPKGRYATVGAGVYGKVYPNHTTYNDLISRVSAGIGHADQRTDVGVTPFHERRFYGNDPYTYTSGVRLHWNRWHMPKIQTLTAMEFGRLKNTRRADSDNQSRLFSASLVYYANARQYWLTGADWYRERNKNDHSESFDRYGLRVAWGQEWQGGLSSRLQLNAAKRHYHDASFFSNGDKRQDKELGATLSLWHRAVHFKGITPRLTVSHHKNLSNDKFYEYGKSRMFIELGKTF; encoded by the coding sequence ATGAAAAAAATAATGTTGGGTTGGCTGCTGTGTCCGGCGGTTGGTTTGGCGGCGGATGCAGTCAGGCCGTCTGAACCGCGGGCAGAAGCGGAATTAAAAATCAATGTGGCTGAGCCGCAGACACAAGAGATTCCGGCGCATGTGAAAGAAGCGGCCAAGCCGTCTGAAAAAGTATTGCAGGTCGATGAGGAAATATTATTGGGCAATACCGAGTTGCTGGAACGTGCGATGTATTCGGCGGTGGTAGCGCAGAATATTGCCGGTATCAAGGCAGTTTTGCCGATTTATGAGAAATGGCCGAAACACGATCAGTCTATGGCACGTTATGCGCGCGGTTTGTTGGCGCAGGGCGAAGGTAAGGCGGGGGAAGCGGTGAACGTGTACCGTGAATTTATTGCCGATAATCCGAATGCGCCGATGGTACGCCTGCAATTGGCTAAAGCCTTGTTTGAAGATAAACAGAACGAAGCCGCAGCCGATCAATTCGACCGTTTGCAAAGTGAAGATATGCCTGAAGCGGTGAAAAATGAAATCGAAGCCTATCGTAAGGCTTTGCGTGATCGTGATTCGTGGCAGTTTAATGCGTCGCTGAACATTACCCGCGAGCAGAATATCAATCAGGCACCGCGCCGGCGCCGTTTGGGTGAGCAGTTGGGGGCGGAGCAATGTGCAGTAGCCAGACAAATCCAATCTGATGACGATTGTTTCCGTGGTTGGATATTCAACGCGCCGATTGATGCCACCGCCGTCAATTATCAAATAGGTACTGAAAAAAAATGGTCGCTGCCCAAAGGCCGGTATGCCACGGTCGGTGCGGGTGTGTACGGTAAAGTTTATCCCAACCACACCACTTATAACGATTTAATCAGCCGGGTATCGGCGGGCATCGGTCATGCCGACCAGCGCACCGATGTGGGCGTGACGCCTTTTCACGAGAGACGCTTTTACGGCAACGACCCTTATACCTACACCAGCGGTGTGCGTCTGCATTGGAACCGCTGGCATATGCCGAAAATTCAAACTTTAACGGCGATGGAGTTTGGCCGTCTGAAAAATACCCGCCGTGCGGATTCGGATAACCAAAGCCGTTTGTTCAGCGCATCGCTGGTATATTATGCCAATGCCCGCCAATATTGGCTGACGGGGGCGGATTGGTATCGCGAACGCAATAAAAACGACCATTCCGAAAGCTTTGACCGATACGGCTTGCGTGTGGCTTGGGGGCAGGAATGGCAGGGCGGTTTGTCGAGCCGTCTGCAACTGAATGCAGCCAAACGCCATTATCATGACGCAAGCTTTTTCAGCAACGGCGACAAACGCCAAGATAAGGAATTGGGTGCAACCTTATCGCTTTGGCATCGCGCGGTGCATTTTAAAGGCATTACGCCAAGGCTGACGGTGTCGCATCATAAAAACCTGAGCAACGATAAGTTTTACGAATACGGCAAAAGCCGTATGTTTATCGAATTGGGCAAAACGTTTTAA
- a CDS encoding transferrin-binding protein-like solute binding protein — translation MKKILFVAVSAAILSACGGGGSSPSTELVNNATSARSVIDKVASLKPTEELTAADAGAVTAARNAYKNLSDASKQLVDKATLDKLAEAEEAVKAAAEGSKSADGQVIQVADPAVDSVRNKIAALPESAKEVDEQALTEAQKAFNALSEQQKTFITTAEKSKLDKLSAQLVTDHSPLAALNLPTPLHTDFIESAGAQQNNPNIQLRKIDGQNDFTTNQGGLISSLASNANQEVKLDGVVINNSTAAGNATTVNFTTPYSMIAKAYSGGISKSDVSTHTDLPKGSKFATGAASFDASIEEAYKALESAKKALESAKDEAARQEAQKEITKWQPLYDAYMKARPQLANGVESSVDGIAYIKKDKNGLVFDKKFDGVYIVQFTDGTRIVMHDPAAAGWTYQTFAHYIDPKNGVIHGYQTLGDETVFGSLPANGTATYNGLTTAYLVEGGKQRQLTADVKAVVDFAKKGVRFETLNSQVHSLNNGVRTSTAAAGYNIKGTAAWGNANHFVGNAKTTNGLSGNLNGKFYGANAAEIGGTYGLKNAADTEQLIGGYGAKRQ, via the coding sequence ATGAAAAAAATTTTATTTGTTGCTGTGAGTGCTGCGATTTTGTCTGCCTGTGGCGGTGGCGGTAGTTCCCCGAGTACAGAGTTGGTAAATAATGCGACCAGTGCCCGTAGTGTGATTGACAAAGTAGCCAGTTTAAAACCAACAGAAGAGCTGACTGCTGCCGATGCTGGAGCTGTGACAGCTGCTAGAAATGCTTATAAAAATCTTTCTGATGCTTCTAAACAGCTGGTTGATAAAGCAACCTTAGATAAGCTTGCAGAAGCAGAAGAGGCTGTTAAAGCGGCTGCTGAAGGTAGTAAATCTGCTGATGGTCAAGTGATTCAGGTCGCCGATCCTGCCGTTGATTCGGTGAGAAATAAGATTGCTGCTTTACCTGAATCAGCAAAAGAAGTGGATGAGCAAGCTTTGACTGAGGCACAGAAAGCCTTTAATGCTCTTAGTGAACAGCAGAAAACATTCATTACTACAGCTGAAAAATCCAAACTCGACAAGTTGTCTGCACAATTGGTAACCGACCATAGCCCGCTGGCTGCGCTCAACTTGCCGACCCCGCTGCATACCGATTTTATCGAATCAGCCGGAGCACAACAAAACAACCCGAACATTCAGCTGCGCAAAATTGATGGTCAAAACGATTTTACGACCAATCAAGGCGGTTTGATTAGCTCTTTGGCGTCGAATGCCAATCAAGAAGTAAAGTTGGACGGTGTGGTGATTAATAACAGCACAGCTGCGGGTAACGCTACTACTGTTAATTTTACTACGCCATATTCAATGATTGCTAAGGCCTATTCCGGCGGTATTTCGAAATCTGACGTCAGTACACATACCGATTTGCCTAAAGGCAGTAAATTTGCTACCGGTGCGGCAAGTTTCGATGCCTCAATCGAAGAAGCTTATAAAGCACTCGAATCAGCCAAAAAAGCACTGGAATCAGCAAAAGATGAGGCAGCACGTCAAGAAGCCCAAAAGGAAATTACCAAATGGCAGCCGCTTTACGATGCTTACATGAAAGCACGTCCCCAGTTGGCTAATGGTGTAGAAAGTTCAGTTGACGGAATTGCCTACATCAAAAAAGATAAAAACGGGTTGGTGTTTGATAAAAAATTCGACGGTGTATATATTGTACAGTTCACTGATGGTACCCGTATTGTGATGCACGATCCAGCGGCTGCAGGTTGGACTTACCAAACTTTTGCGCATTACATCGACCCGAAAAATGGCGTGATTCATGGATATCAAACCTTAGGTGATGAAACCGTATTCGGCAGCCTGCCAGCCAATGGTACAGCAACGTATAACGGTTTGACTACTGCCTATTTGGTTGAAGGTGGAAAACAGCGTCAGTTAACTGCCGATGTCAAAGCTGTGGTTGATTTTGCTAAAAAAGGCGTACGTTTTGAAACCCTGAACTCTCAGGTTCACAGTCTGAATAACGGCGTACGTACCAGCACCGCTGCAGCTGGCTACAATATCAAAGGTACTGCTGCCTGGGGTAATGCTAATCATTTTGTAGGCAATGCAAAAACCACTAACGGCTTAAGCGGTAATCTGAACGGTAAATTCTACGGTGCCAATGCCGCTGAAATCGGCGGTACTTACGGCCTGAAGAATGCAGCCGATACCGAACAATTAATCGGTGGTTATGGTGCAAAACGCCAATAA
- the lspA gene encoding signal peptidase II, translated as MSSKIFYLLLVLAAIALDQTTKIWTLANFQYQERINIIPNFFDWTLVFNPGAAFSFLADQGGWQKYFFLTLALVISGYLWRGIAKNDFARWGKIGAAMIIGGAIGNAADRLSYGHVVDFLLFYWQDWYYPAFNIADSFICVGAVLLVLDGFSNKHKKNTAPENRAV; from the coding sequence ATGAGTTCTAAAATCTTTTATCTGCTGCTGGTATTGGCAGCGATTGCGCTCGACCAAACCACGAAAATCTGGACGCTGGCGAATTTTCAATACCAAGAACGCATAAACATCATTCCGAATTTTTTTGATTGGACGCTGGTGTTCAACCCGGGCGCGGCGTTTAGTTTTTTGGCTGACCAAGGCGGTTGGCAGAAGTATTTCTTTTTAACGCTGGCTTTGGTAATCAGCGGCTATTTGTGGCGCGGCATTGCAAAAAATGACTTTGCGCGTTGGGGAAAAATCGGGGCGGCGATGATTATCGGCGGTGCCATCGGCAATGCGGCCGACCGATTGTCTTATGGCCATGTGGTTGATTTTTTATTATTTTATTGGCAAGATTGGTATTACCCTGCTTTCAATATTGCCGACAGTTTTATCTGCGTGGGTGCGGTATTGTTGGTATTGGACGGCTTTTCAAACAAACATAAAAAAAATACAGCGCCAGAGAATCGGGCCGTCTGA
- the ispH gene encoding 4-hydroxy-3-methylbut-2-enyl diphosphate reductase, protein MTNKTIMLANPRGFCAGVDRAIAIVERALEEYGAPIYVRHEVVHNKFVVDNLRDKGAIFIEDLSEVPAGATLIYSAHGVSKAVQEEAKMRGFRVFDATCPLVTKVHKEVARLDAQDYQIIMIGHKGHVEVEGTMGQLPPGKMLLVEVVEDVAALEVADPGKLAYVSQTTLSVDETKDIIEALNARFPNICNPHKEDICYATTNRQKAVKDLAAECDIVIVVGSPNSSNSNRLREVAAVRGVDAYMVDNAGYLQKKWFDGKSKVGVTAGASAPEVLVQEVLQTIQSWGHDTVCEGKGAEESIVFVLPKELRREGENKQILNKG, encoded by the coding sequence ATGACAAACAAAACCATTATGCTGGCCAATCCGCGCGGCTTTTGTGCCGGCGTTGACCGCGCCATTGCAATCGTAGAGCGTGCGTTGGAAGAATACGGTGCGCCGATTTATGTGCGCCATGAAGTCGTGCACAATAAATTCGTGGTCGATAATCTGCGTGATAAAGGCGCAATTTTTATTGAAGATTTGTCGGAAGTACCGGCCGGTGCCACGCTGATTTATTCGGCACACGGCGTATCGAAGGCCGTTCAGGAAGAGGCCAAAATGCGCGGTTTCCGTGTGTTTGATGCGACTTGCCCGCTGGTGACCAAAGTGCACAAAGAAGTGGCTCGCCTGGATGCACAGGATTATCAAATCATTATGATCGGCCACAAAGGCCATGTCGAAGTAGAAGGCACGATGGGACAGCTGCCACCGGGCAAAATGCTGCTGGTAGAAGTGGTGGAAGACGTAGCGGCATTGGAAGTGGCCGACCCCGGCAAACTAGCCTATGTGAGCCAGACCACTTTGTCGGTTGACGAAACCAAAGACATCATCGAAGCATTGAATGCGCGTTTCCCCAATATCTGCAACCCGCACAAAGAAGACATTTGCTACGCCACCACCAACCGTCAAAAAGCGGTGAAAGATTTGGCGGCTGAATGCGATATTGTAATTGTGGTCGGTTCACCCAATTCATCCAACAGCAACCGCTTGCGTGAAGTGGCGGCGGTGCGCGGGGTGGATGCGTATATGGTTGATAACGCCGGTTATCTGCAGAAAAAATGGTTCGACGGCAAATCCAAAGTCGGGGTGACAGCGGGTGCCTCGGCGCCGGAAGTGTTGGTGCAGGAAGTATTGCAAACCATTCAATCTTGGGGACATGATACCGTGTGTGAAGGCAAAGGTGCGGAAGAAAGCATCGTGTTTGTGTTGCCGAAAGAATTGCGCCGCGAAGGTGAGAATAAGCAGATTTTGAATAAGGGTTAA